The proteins below come from a single Stutzerimonas stutzeri RCH2 genomic window:
- the rbfA gene encoding 30S ribosome-binding factor RbfA, which translates to MAKEFSRTQRIGDQMQRELALLIQREIKDPRLGLITITAVDVSRDLSHAKIFITIMGQDDDQEAIKGNLRILNDAAGFLRMQLGKSMKLRTVPQLHFNYDASIRRGVELSSLIERAVAEDRKHSDERGE; encoded by the coding sequence ATGGCCAAAGAATTCAGTCGTACCCAGCGTATCGGCGATCAGATGCAACGCGAGTTGGCGCTGCTTATTCAGCGTGAGATCAAGGATCCGCGTCTGGGCCTGATTACCATCACCGCGGTCGACGTCAGTCGCGATCTGTCCCATGCAAAGATCTTCATCACGATCATGGGGCAGGACGACGATCAGGAAGCAATCAAGGGCAACCTGCGCATCCTCAACGATGCTGCCGGATTCCTGCGCATGCAGCTGGGCAAGAGCATGAAGCTGCGCACTGTTCCGCAGCTGCACTTCAACTACGACGCGAGCATTCGTCGCGGTGTCGAGCTGAGCTCGCTGATCGAGCGAGCGGTGGCGGAAGATCGCAAGCACAGCGACGAGCGCGGAGAATAA
- the rpsO gene encoding 30S ribosomal protein S15 → MALSVEEKAQIVNEYKQAEGDTGSPEVQVALLTANINKLQDHFKANGKDHHSRRGLIRMVNQRRKLLDYLKGKDTTRYSTLIGRLGLRR, encoded by the coding sequence ATGGCACTGAGCGTTGAAGAAAAAGCCCAGATCGTTAACGAGTACAAGCAAGCTGAAGGCGATACCGGTTCTCCGGAAGTGCAGGTAGCCCTGCTGACCGCCAACATCAACAAGCTGCAGGACCACTTCAAGGCCAACGGCAAAGACCACCACTCGCGTCGTGGTCTGATCCGTATGGTTAACCAGCGCCGCAAGCTGCTGGATTACCTGAAGGGTAAGGACACCACTCGTTACAGCACCCTGATCGGTCGTCTGGGTCTGCGTCGCTAA
- the truB gene encoding tRNA pseudouridine(55) synthase TruB, with protein sequence MAQVKRVRRNVNGIILLDKPRGFTSNAALQKVRWLLNAEKAGHTGSLDPLATGVLPLCFGEATKFSQYLLDADKAYETVMQLGVTTTTADAEGEVLERKPVAVTVEQLEALLPQFRGDILQVPPMYSALKRDGQPLYKLARAGEVVEREPRSVNIARLELLSLEGDKARLAVSCSKGTYIRTLVEDLGHLLGCGAHVAELRRTQAGPFDLSQTVTLETLEQLHSEGGAEALDALLQPVDSGLEHWPLLQLSEHSAYYWLHGQPVRAPEAPKYGMVRVQDNNGRFIGIGEVSEDGRIAPRRLIRSE encoded by the coding sequence GTGGCACAGGTCAAGCGTGTACGGCGCAACGTCAACGGCATCATCCTGCTCGACAAGCCGCGTGGGTTCACCTCCAATGCGGCCTTGCAGAAGGTTCGCTGGCTGCTGAATGCGGAGAAGGCCGGACATACCGGGAGTCTCGATCCGCTCGCCACAGGTGTGTTGCCGCTGTGTTTTGGAGAGGCGACCAAGTTCTCGCAGTACCTGCTGGACGCGGACAAGGCTTACGAAACGGTCATGCAGCTGGGGGTCACCACGACCACCGCTGATGCCGAAGGCGAGGTCCTGGAGCGCAAGCCGGTCGCGGTCACCGTCGAACAGCTGGAGGCGCTGCTGCCGCAGTTTCGTGGCGACATCCTGCAGGTGCCGCCGATGTATTCGGCGCTCAAGCGGGACGGCCAGCCGCTGTACAAACTGGCGCGTGCCGGAGAGGTGGTGGAGCGCGAGCCGCGTTCTGTTAATATTGCGCGCTTGGAGTTGCTCTCGCTCGAAGGCGATAAGGCACGCCTCGCCGTTTCATGCAGCAAAGGCACCTATATCCGGACGCTGGTCGAAGACCTTGGTCATTTGCTTGGTTGCGGTGCGCATGTTGCCGAGCTGCGACGAACTCAGGCCGGACCGTTCGACCTTTCGCAGACGGTGACGCTCGAGACCCTCGAGCAGCTGCACAGCGAGGGTGGCGCCGAGGCGTTGGATGCGCTTTTGCAGCCGGTAGATAGCGGGCTTGAGCATTGGCCGCTGTTGCAGCTGTCCGAGCACAGCGCTTATTACTGGCTGCACGGACAGCCGGTGCGGGCCCCGGAAGCGCCCAAGTACGGCATGGTGCGTGTGCAAGATAACAATGGTCGCTTCATCGGTATCGGTGAAGTGAGCGAAGACGGGCGCATCGCGCCACGTCGGTTGATTCGGTCGGAATGA